The genomic segment ttccatttaattAGATATtctttaattacattcaccaatgttttatagtttccgGAGTTGCCACAATATAACATCCAATGTGCCTCATTTCCAAAACAAAATCATGAATCCTGCAAAGAAACAAACAATGTCCCATTCATagggcaaaaaagaaagaaaggaattaaCAGAAACTATCCCtgaggaaggaaaccctggcggtttagtggttaagtgctatggctgctaaccaaaaggttggcagttcgaatccataaggcactccttggaaactctacagggtagttctactctgtcctatagggttgctatgagttggaatcaactcagtgacaatgggttggtttttCTGGTCTATCCCTAAGGAAACATATGTTGGACTTACTATACAAAGATTGTTAATAAACTGTCTTAAATAAGTTCAGTGAGCTAAAGAAAATTGTGGATAAAAAACTGAAGAGAACCAGGATAACTATGCTtcaacaaatagagaatatcaacaAAATTATGATAGAGAAATAATGGAGGTATAAAgtataataactgaaatgaaatgaaacattgATTGAGATTGCCCAACCTggggagcagaaaaaaaaaaatggataaagaaaaatttacatgGCCTAAGAGACCTGTAGTAAACTATTAAGTGTACCAGCATATACATAATGGGAGCCCCAGAAgataaggagagaaaaagaaacagaaaaacatttgaaaaaataatggctCAAAACTTATAAACTTGGATAAAATACATGAATCTGCATAACCAAGAGCTAAAGTAATCAAGTACGATAAACACAAAGATACTCATGTTTAGACAAATTATAATCAAAcggtcaaaatcaaagacaaaggagactcttcaatattgcaagtgAGTAGCAACTGATCACATACAATGAATCTCACTAAGATTAACAGTTTATTCTCCTCAGAAAGCATGGAGGTTAAAAGGTAGTGAGATGATGTATTTAAAGTGCTGGGAAGAAATTTTCAACCAAGAATTTCGTATCTGAGAAAATTATCTTAAAATGAAGGTAGTCCTTTGGGATGAAATGAATgaacactagacagtaactcaaaatgatacaaagaaataagtaAAACTAATTGGCAAAGATAAATGCATGGGCAAATATAAAAGCCAGTATCATTATATTTTGGGTTTTAATTCCTCTTTTTGGTCCAAATGTCagtgaaagcaaaataaaaattaatagatAAGTACTGTTGGTATTATGCCATTAtggtaaaatttatttaaatgtttgtttactattttcttaTTTGACAGTTTAAAATATCTTCTTAGGGCACTATCTATGAAAAAAGAGTTTcatctataagaaaaaaaaatcatctatgcaTTGTGTAAATTACAGTGCTTGATGAGAATTTTTCCTTGTAATTATCCTCTTAAATTAGTTGACTAAGATGAAGAAAGTTTGctcttggttgttgttgtttcattGAAGAGAACAAGAATTTGGAAtgatataattttatttctagtGAATAAGCacaaaataatgtaaaaaatGTACTTTATTTTAGTATGATATGTATTTCAGTAAAATTTGCCTACtatctttttggagccctggtggtgcagtggataagcttttggctgctaatcacCAGCTGTTGTTTATAaactacggggcaattctactctgtcctatagggtggatatgagtcagaattgagtggatggcaatgggtttggttttttggtttaatccttTTATACTTTCTCTGTTAATTAATGGCACCGTCTTCCACATAATGCATTTAACAAGATATGTGGgcattcagcaataaaaaaataaataaataaatttcatcCAAGAGTAATGTGCCCATTTAACATGCcgttcttacttttttttttttttttaccagtgtaACGTGTTCCAATCCATTGAAAACAGGAATTAGAAATGTATCAacattttctcttcattcttaTAATACTTCTCATCTTCTGGCTGTCCATTAGTTACACTGTTTAATAAATCTTTTAGTCTTTCCCAACAGAGTTCTAGTTTTCCCTTCTTCCTATTGTCATCCTCTCTGTTTTAATTCACTTTGCAttatccattcttttttttttcccataagtACTATACGGTAATCTGGAATATGGCCATGAGAATCAACATGTAAGACACTAGTTATCTAAGGATGAAATAAATCAAACTAAATGTTAAGAAATCGAAATCATCTAGTCAAATTTACACATTTTAGTTCATCACTGTTAAGAATTTATTTTCACAACAGAATTGACTGATAACGAAAGGACAAATAAAGTCTTCATGTGTTAATTGTAACACAGATAACCCTTTGTCTCCAACATTGTTTACGCGGTTGCTTTAGGCTTAGAAAACGGAATAGAAAAAAGATTGAGAAGATCCTTATAGTTAGAAAAACTGACAGAAACAAACACATATTTTATTAATCAAGAGAGTAATAAATATAATCATTGCAGAAGTATGAGGGTCTATGAAATCACATAAGTAATCAATGACCAGGAAGCAAGGAATGTTGGGGAGGTGACATCTAATTTGAGATCTAAAATAGGATTGGTTTGTCTGAgtataatctaaaaaaaaaatctgtctaggATAATTCGTCTTTGCTTTGGAACCAAAGAGAATGCATTTATATCTATAAGAAATATTGTCAAATGATATTACCTTTGACATTGTTTACTAAAACAAGGTTGAATATCGAATATTAAATACAAAGCTGGCATCAGtttttaaaaactctgtggaATGCATCTTTTACCTCTTTGTTTCTTAAGCTGTATATCAAAGGGTTAAGCATGGGGATGACCAAAGTGTAAAACACagaggccactgtgtcagtatCATATGAGTGAGCAGATTTGGGTTGCATGTACATAAATAATAGAGTTCCATAAAACACAACCACCACTGTCAGATGAGAACCACATGTGGAGAAAGCTTTTTTCCTGCCCTCAGCAGAATGCATTCGAAATATGGCTATCAGAATCAGCAGGTAGGACAGCAGGACAACCAGGAGGGAGGATATCAAATTAAATGCTGAAAACATTATGACCAACAACTGTACCTCTTGTGCATTTGTGCAGAGCATAGGTATCAAGGGGACATCATCACAGTAGAAATGACTGATGACATTAGAGCCACAGGAGGTCAATATGAAAATCTTAATGGTGAACATCAGAGACTGAAAAGTACTATAGAGGTATGGAATATCCATGAGCACATGACAACGTCTTGGGGACATGATAACATTAtagagcagagggttacagatggccacgtagcggtcataggccatggctgACAGCATAAAAAGTTCACTGACaaagaacaaaatgaagaaagccatCTGTGTGGCACATACATAATAGGAAATGGTACTTTGATCCACAGCAAAATTTTCCAGCACCTTGGGGCAAATGACAGTAGAATTACCAAGATCAATGAAGGCCAGGTGTCTgatgaaaaaatacataggtGTGTATAGGTGGGAGTCCACCTTGGTCAAGATGATTATCCCCAGGTTTCCCACTAGTGTTATCATGTAGATAATAAGAAAGACCCCCAAAAGGGGGAGCTGCAGCTCAGGGTGCCTTGTGACTCCTATTAGAATTAATTCAGTGAACACTGTTAGATTCTATTGGCCCATCTGGTCCAGTTACTCCTCTGGGAAGAAACAGTAGTATTTTCTAAACAAATTATAACATttgaagaaacaatggaaaaacaattcgcattttttgttgttatacgtCTTTGAGTTAGTGCtgaattcacagtgaccccaagtgcaaagaaataaaaagatgcttAGTCCTGCACCATTGGCATGATCTGTTTGGGATTGAACCCttgtaatccataggatttttactAGCTGGTTTTCAGAGGATGATCCCTAGGTATTTtttcgtagtctgtcttagtctggaacccctctgaaacctgttcagcaacattgCAAGGAATTTACCACTGACAGACCAGTGCTGGCAATGCATAAGTTACATTGGCCAGAAATCTAACTGGGTTACCCACACAGACTATCACTGAACAACCACTGTCCTTTTtcttcatattgttgttgttgtgtgtcattgagttgattccaactcttagcgaccctacaggatgaagtagaacctctccataggtttgtcaaggctgtaatctttatgaaagcagattgcccattttctcccacagggtggctgATCTTTCTGCtagcaactgctgacctttctgtcaCTTAACCagttaaccactctgccaccaggactTTTCATCTGACTTTGAGGTTAAAGTAAGCTTTAGAATCTTCTACATCCCCAAAAATGTAATATATAACACATTACTCATTGATAAACATAGATTAAATTCTAAAGAAATTCAACAGAAATTAATCTATGTTGTGTCAATGAATAATGTGTTTTATGTGGATTCCCCAATCTGGGGACGTAGAAGATTCTAAAGTTTATTTAAACTTCAAGAACCCATAGAGTTGGTAATACAGAGATAGTATACTTAATTTTATCTACAAAGTAACATCAAAGTTTTCCTTTAGTTCGCTTCATTTTTGTCTGAGAATTTATGTGAGATTTTTAGTCttaggaaggaaaccctggtgctatagCAGATAAGAgttctgttaaccaaaaggtgggcagttcaaatctaccaggcactccttggaaacgctgtggggcagttttactctgtctataggattgctatgagtcagaatcaactcgataacaatagttttttttttttttttttaaatagagaaatGCTGAGGTAATGCAAGTTTAGTGAAAGTTATAtggtaaaacccattgccctcaagccgagtctgactcatagtgacaccataggaCTAACtggaattgccctatagggtttagaaagctataatttttatggaagcagcctgccatgtatttctcctgtggggtgactggtgtgtttgaactagcaaccttacagttagcatctgagcgcttaactactgtgccaccaggtatcCCCAACCATAATTGATTTAGAGCACATTCGCTTCCCATTCTGacttctactctattgtacttcACCTAATGTCAGTTTGCACTGGAGTGTCAGCAGGCATTCCTGGGGTCCAGATAGGTGGGAATTGAGTTAATGACACTTTAttccctgttgccgtcaagtcaattctgactcatagtgaccctatagtaggtATATTTCTATGATTCAAAAACAATGGCGTGtatcatttattaaagagatcTTTCTGGTGTTAGAATAGCTTTTAAGAACACCTAGCACCTGGCATGCTGAGAAGTGTCTTGAatataatttaataattttttttatatttatgattttgCAAATTTTTTGACCGAGGTCAGTTTGCTTATAACTgaaatttatttctatttctttttcagtCTAAATATATATTCACATTTATGCTTCAATTGTGTAAATGAAACTTGAAAAAATTGGGGAGTTTTCGTTAAAAAGTGTAATGCAATTATATATTGCATTACActttttaatttgcattaaaGTTGTATTTATAATTGCATTACACTTTTTAATGAAAACTCCCCAATTTTTACAAGTTTCAAGACACATAATATCTGGATACATTCCTCCTAAAAGCTATGGTTTATATCAATATTTAGGGATTTTGACTTTAATTGTATATGCTTTGTTGACTGTAATATGACACCATGGAGAAGACCAATTTCATAAGCCAGTTAAAGTGTTCATTTGTGcatttattacatcatatattaCAAACTGTCAATTTATTTCTGGAACTCTACAACAGAGAATTCATAGAATATAAGATTTTAATGATAACATCTGTCTCTTCATTTCATAAAGTTTTACAAAGAAGAAAGTCAGTAAATCAAAGTGGAATTCCCTGATTGGAGCCAATAAATCCCTTTATTTTAATCCATTTGGTTTCCTTTTTGACCTATTCTCATATTCATTGTCCCATCAATGGAAACCTAGGACTCTGTAAGCAtggttttcaatttcattgatatAAAATGCAGGATTTAGTTATTATTGTCTGATAGAATGCCCATGCTTAGTCTGCACATCTATTAGAAACTTCCAGGGGCCCCAACAAGGTCTAAGTCTACAGTACGCAGTAGCTGAAGTTCAGAGCTGGACTACAGAGAGATGTCCCCTAAGGATGATTTTTGGTCCTGTGGCTGGATGGAATTTTCAGGAGAATAATCCTAGAAATAAGCTAATTTTTAGTTTGATTTTGTCAGCATGATCCAGTAGATTGGGAGGCAGGATGATACTAGAGATTGGTGAGTCACCTCTGTCCCTTCTCTTTTAGATAAGGTTCTCTGTTATTTCTGCACTAGCTCCCATCTCTTTTCCAGGTCTTTCCTCTCTCACAGAATAAAAACTATAAGGCTATGTCCCTTTGAAAACTTTATCTCAAATTTTCTGTATCGTAAACCCTGATATCATAGGATTTTAGTGTAGAATACTAGATTGAGGTAAGGAATTCAGATTTCTACTTCTAATTCTATAACTTTTAAGTTTTCAATGTTCTCTAAGAATTATCCAAATGTTTATTGACTACCAGCATCTTCAGTGTCATTCACTACCTCCCTCTGAAGATGATCAGATTTTTCACCCTGCCCATTCTCCTTTTTGGAAAAGAATATCTCTAATCTGTTCTGtcctggagaaaccctggtggcgtagtggttaagagttcagctgctaaccaaaggtcagcagtttgaatccaccaggagccctttggaaaccctatggggcagctcatctctgtcatatagagtcactatgagttagaatcaactgaatgacagcttttttttttaaacctgtccTGGCCATGTAAATGTGTacattttaaatatctctttgtaTTTATTATCATCAGAGCAGGAAGAATATACAAGTGTGTAAATGGATGAATGATTTTTCAATCCTCAGGCATGGTAATATCAGGTAGGAATTATTTTAGGTTCAGGGAGTTCTTTGTAACTCCATAACTCTTAAAAGGCACAGTATTTTCCAGTCTACTCCATCAGTTTGTAATGACCATTCTGAAAAACCAGGTCCATTCATAAAGAAACTAAtaggagaaacaaaaaaaaatcaaaatcgaCAACCAAAAATGGCATTTTCATGGGAAAATCATATGTAAAAATTATTCAAAGTTCATCAAATGTTGCATGGTGCATACTTATGTTAACAATAttcattgtttaaaaaatatttcaatggACATACTCctactaaaataatatttaatattgtcttgggtataaccaaaccaaaccaaaaccattgtcatcaagtttattccaactcattgcaaagagtagagctgcccctaagGGTTCTaagaatagctggtggattcgaattgctggccttttggttagcagccaagctcttaaccactgcctgtACTTCTACTATGAAAACTTATTTAGTTTTGTGAAATTTGAATGTTCCTGGGTGTTCTGTATTATACCTGGCCATTTTTTTATCCTAACCTTAATTTGTTGCTGCTATTGGCtccaatttatggtgaccccatgtataacagaatcaAATGATTTCCATgcatgtgccatcttcatgatcattggtaatTTTGAGTCCATTATTGGTAATATTGTGTCAACCCACCCCATTGAGCATTCCCTCCTTTTTCTtggccctctacttgaccaaacatgaagtccttttctagctattggtctttcctgatgatacaCCCAAGGTATGCCTAATCTTAATAGATTTATATTAAAGTGGTGTTGAATTTTCAGGTATTTCTAactccctcttcactttcaataatCAAATGCCAATGTTAGCTTCCATAAATCAAATAGAGCTATGACACACTTTTAATTTATAGGATTTAATGTTCTAAAAACACCACAGAGCTCATGGAATTCCagttaacaaaaaagaaaatgagtattTGTGGTGCAATTGAATGAATCATCTGTGAGTGTCCATAATAGTGTCTGCAGTCAGGAATCAGGAGTTACAGTAAATAACCAAAATCCACATGATAATCAGAATCAAAGACAATTTTttattcactcaccttgagtagAGAATCAGAT from the Loxodonta africana isolate mLoxAfr1 chromosome 7, mLoxAfr1.hap2, whole genome shotgun sequence genome contains:
- the LOC100668226 gene encoding olfactory receptor 8K5-like, which gives rise to MITLVGNLGIIILTKVDSHLYTPMYFFIRHLAFIDLGNSTVICPKVLENFAVDQSTISYYVCATQMAFFILFFVSELFMLSAMAYDRYVAICNPLLYNVIMSPRRCHVLMDIPYLYSTFQSLMFTIKIFILTSCGSNVISHFYCDDVPLIPMLCTNAQEVQLLVIMFSAFNLISSLLVVLLSYLLILIAIFRMHSAEGRKKAFSTCGSHLTVVVVFYGTLLFMYMQPKSAHSYDTDTVASVFYTLVIPMLNPLIYSLRNKEVKDAFHRVFKN